A stretch of Halococcus sediminicola DNA encodes these proteins:
- a CDS encoding oxidoreductase produces the protein MTHDTLFESFDINGLSLDNRVGLAPMTRTSATEEGHPTREMARYYTSFARGGFPFLVSEGIYTDTAHSQGYPNQPGLATDAQADEWEEVVDAVHEEGSVFFAQLMHAGPQAQGNRYVDDTVAPSPYQPPGEMAEVYGGSGAYQTAIELDESGLSEVKTGFVESAERAAKAGFEGVEIHAANGYLLHAFIDPLVNERNDKYGGSPEARARFPAEIIAAIQETTPEEFVVGVRTSQTAVTDEERTWPDEEDTAKAVFESFTNAGADYIHVTEPEVTEPAFGETGRTLTELADQYSETVIITNGGLGDPEKARTALADGADLVTQATAALANHDWPNRVRQGDELANLDPSVVFEPDASISAAEIPNDD, from the coding sequence ATGACGCACGATACACTGTTTGAGTCGTTCGATATCAATGGATTGTCGCTTGACAACCGAGTTGGCCTCGCACCAATGACTCGAACGAGCGCAACGGAAGAAGGGCATCCCACAAGAGAGATGGCCCGCTACTATACCTCATTTGCTCGTGGTGGCTTTCCGTTTCTTGTTTCTGAGGGTATTTACACAGACACAGCTCATAGCCAAGGCTATCCAAACCAACCGGGGTTGGCAACTGACGCACAAGCCGATGAATGGGAAGAAGTCGTCGACGCAGTCCATGAGGAGGGAAGCGTCTTTTTTGCCCAACTCATGCATGCTGGCCCACAGGCACAAGGCAATCGTTACGTTGACGACACTGTAGCGCCGTCTCCGTACCAGCCTCCGGGCGAGATGGCGGAGGTATACGGCGGTTCTGGAGCCTACCAAACGGCCATTGAGCTAGACGAGAGTGGACTCAGCGAGGTGAAAACTGGCTTTGTTGAGTCTGCAGAACGTGCCGCAAAAGCCGGCTTCGAGGGGGTAGAAATCCACGCTGCAAACGGTTACCTCTTGCACGCATTTATCGACCCTCTGGTAAACGAGCGTAATGACAAATATGGTGGCAGCCCAGAAGCCCGCGCACGCTTTCCCGCAGAAATCATTGCAGCCATCCAAGAGACGACACCTGAAGAGTTCGTTGTTGGCGTCCGCACTTCCCAAACTGCCGTCACTGACGAAGAACGGACATGGCCCGATGAAGAAGACACTGCGAAAGCGGTCTTTGAGTCGTTCACCAACGCTGGTGCGGACTACATCCATGTGACTGAACCAGAAGTCACCGAACCCGCATTCGGCGAAACCGGTCGCACGCTCACCGAATTGGCTGACCAATACAGCGAAACAGTGATAATCACGAATGGAGGACTCGGCGACCCGGAAAAAGCGCGCACAGCACTGGCTGATGGCGCTGATCTCGTGACACAGGCGACAGCTGCACTAGCCAATCACGATTGGCCGAACCGCGTCCGACAGGGTGACGAACTCGCCAACCTTGATCCGAGCGTTGTTTTCGAGCCGGATGCATCAATCAGTGCTGCAGAGATTCCAAACGACGACTAG
- a CDS encoding glycoside hydrolase family 15 protein, with product MSDFTPLEHYGLIGNLETCALIDPSGSIDWFPFPHLESPSMFAAILDPDRGGRFQINPTNSFDSIQQYVGRTNVLETTFQTSTGTATITDFMPPAGETDHPKKVLYRKVDCTDGTIELEVNLEPRFDYDRAEITLEPTDKGVRAEGADERAVLEGPISLDIHDDHATGTVALEADETAWFLLRCTGTEDADTDPAAALSQTVEFWRDWAHTCPEDSECVFGGPWHDLAVRSGLVLKLMTHVETGAIAAAPTTSLPEEIGGIRNWDYRFSWLRDTAFTLQALANLGHTEEAGSYFEWFLDLCQVENPKDIQPLYGLHGESDLTEEEIEEFSGYRNSQPVRIGNDAAGQRQLDIYGEIVLAAYDTSRGDNRLDTEEWESLREIIEYVRKVWDEKDAGIWEVRGDARHFVYSKVMCWAALDRGLALADQRGFEAPIEEWRQTREEIKETVIERGFDEDLNSFVQSFDGTDTLDATGLLIPIVGFLPFDDPRVQGTIDAIDDRLATDDGLVHRYDGDDGLPGEEGAFVLCSFWLIDALVLSGRVNEARERFENILEYVSPLGLLAEEIDAETGIQLGNFPQAFSHIGLINSALYLGRSEGKEQPDIEPMGIESANSDTTTPD from the coding sequence ATGAGCGACTTCACCCCACTCGAACACTATGGTCTCATCGGCAATCTCGAAACGTGTGCACTCATCGATCCGAGTGGGTCGATTGACTGGTTCCCCTTCCCGCACCTCGAGTCGCCGAGTATGTTCGCCGCAATACTCGACCCCGACCGAGGCGGACGATTCCAAATCAATCCTACTAACTCATTCGACAGCATCCAGCAGTACGTTGGCCGAACGAACGTCTTGGAGACCACCTTTCAAACGTCTACCGGAACAGCGACGATAACTGACTTCATGCCGCCGGCCGGGGAGACCGACCACCCCAAGAAAGTGCTCTACCGGAAGGTGGACTGCACCGACGGAACGATTGAGCTTGAGGTGAACCTCGAACCCCGGTTCGATTACGACCGCGCCGAAATCACACTCGAACCAACCGATAAGGGAGTTCGCGCCGAGGGTGCGGATGAACGGGCGGTACTTGAAGGCCCAATTTCGCTCGACATCCACGACGATCACGCAACCGGGACGGTTGCGCTGGAAGCGGATGAGACCGCGTGGTTCCTCCTGCGGTGTACTGGAACTGAGGACGCCGACACCGATCCAGCAGCGGCGCTGAGTCAAACCGTCGAGTTCTGGCGCGACTGGGCGCATACGTGCCCAGAGGACTCCGAATGTGTTTTCGGCGGGCCGTGGCACGACCTCGCGGTGCGCTCGGGATTAGTTCTCAAGCTGATGACCCACGTCGAAACGGGCGCCATCGCCGCCGCCCCGACCACCTCACTGCCCGAGGAGATCGGCGGCATTCGTAACTGGGATTACCGATTCTCGTGGTTGCGCGACACCGCCTTTACCCTCCAAGCACTGGCGAACCTCGGTCACACTGAGGAGGCTGGATCGTATTTCGAGTGGTTTCTCGATCTCTGCCAAGTCGAAAACCCGAAAGACATCCAGCCACTGTACGGGCTTCACGGCGAAAGCGACCTCACCGAAGAGGAGATCGAAGAGTTCTCTGGGTATCGCAACTCCCAGCCAGTACGGATCGGCAACGACGCGGCTGGCCAGCGCCAACTCGACATCTACGGCGAGATCGTACTCGCGGCGTATGATACCTCACGTGGAGACAATCGCTTAGATACGGAGGAGTGGGAGTCACTCCGGGAAATCATTGAGTACGTCCGGAAGGTCTGGGACGAAAAAGACGCGGGCATCTGGGAAGTCCGCGGCGACGCCCGCCACTTCGTCTACTCGAAAGTGATGTGCTGGGCTGCGCTCGATCGCGGGCTGGCGCTCGCCGACCAAAGAGGCTTCGAGGCTCCAATCGAAGAATGGCGACAGACTCGCGAGGAGATCAAAGAGACCGTCATCGAGCGTGGGTTCGACGAGGACCTGAATAGCTTCGTCCAGTCCTTCGACGGGACTGACACGCTCGACGCAACCGGATTGTTGATTCCGATAGTTGGGTTCCTGCCGTTCGACGATCCGCGCGTGCAGGGCACTATTGACGCCATCGACGACCGACTGGCGACCGACGACGGGTTGGTCCATCGCTACGATGGCGACGATGGGCTCCCTGGCGAGGAAGGAGCGTTCGTGCTGTGTTCGTTCTGGCTAATCGACGCACTCGTACTCTCAGGCCGGGTCAACGAAGCGCGTGAGCGTTTCGAGAACATTCTGGAATACGTGAGTCCACTCGGACTGCTGGCCGAGGAGATCGACGCCGAAACCGGGATACAACTGGGCAACTTCCCACAGGCATTCAGCCATATCGGTCTCATCAACTCTGCGTTGTATCTCGGCAGATCTGAGGGAAAAGAGCAACCTGATATCGAACCGATGGGGATCGAATCCGCGAACAGCGATACGACCACGCCCGACTGA
- a CDS encoding helix-turn-helix domain-containing protein, with translation MREFVFALEYAPETNAVADILAANPETKIRSLSCHVTSNHLWRVDHITGRQDALDKLTETVANTEYYTDCLARRDCEADWETQVLDRNEDALVLYSYWTRTPACTSIPHLALDHFGDGLIFETGWAGRQYEWHIIASDSTSFGDFQNAIQFEIDETTGVTFLRIGNTTTAASKTAESTLTPEQDAAIRTAIEHGYYQTPREIETYELAEKLDIPGSTLAYRLRRAEAQLAETYIATSSPSTSPLPSSDS, from the coding sequence ATGCGTGAATTTGTCTTTGCTCTCGAGTACGCTCCGGAGACAAACGCCGTTGCTGATATCCTCGCTGCTAATCCGGAAACCAAGATTCGCTCGCTTTCGTGCCACGTTACTTCCAATCATCTCTGGCGTGTCGACCACATCACTGGAAGGCAGGATGCACTTGACAAACTTACTGAAACCGTCGCCAATACTGAGTACTACACCGATTGTTTAGCTCGCCGTGATTGTGAAGCTGATTGGGAAACCCAGGTCCTTGACCGGAATGAGGATGCGCTCGTCCTCTACTCATATTGGACACGTACTCCAGCCTGTACTTCGATCCCTCACCTCGCTCTCGATCACTTCGGTGATGGTCTCATCTTTGAGACGGGGTGGGCTGGACGCCAATATGAGTGGCATATCATTGCATCCGACAGCACTTCGTTTGGTGATTTTCAGAACGCTATTCAGTTCGAAATCGATGAGACTACCGGTGTAACTTTTCTCCGAATCGGTAATACGACCACCGCAGCTTCAAAAACTGCTGAGTCCACCCTCACACCCGAACAGGACGCTGCCATCCGTACAGCTATCGAACACGGATACTACCAGACACCTCGCGAGATAGAAACCTACGAACTCGCTGAAAAGCTCGATATCCCCGGCTCAACACTTGCATATCGACTCCGCCGTGCTGAAGCGCAGCTAGCTGAAACCTATATCGCAACTTCTTCTCCATCCACCTCCCCCCTCCCTTCGTCCGATAGTTGA
- a CDS encoding heavy metal translocating P-type ATPase, with translation MSTDRLGSGDTDSRTVTLDVPGMDCPSCAERIVNSVSKRDGIVTVDPQVMTGTVHIEYLPEVVEADDLIERVQAAGYDVESRDDLQTERFDVPTMDCASCAGKIENALDSVTGIQERETLPTTGTVIATYDPGRTSHANLVSAIESAGYAVEETDPDTANEDLVEENRARDVWLSPRALKTWVGGGLLLIGLVLDFLLSGFNVTLIAPLGREVGTAELFYFAGALVSGEQILRNGYYSLRTRSLDIDLLMSLGILGAIIASLVFSEALYLEAGMLAVLFSVAELMEEYAMDRARSSLRELVDLSPTTATVRRDGEETTIPVEQLRVGDRAIVRPGDRIPADGTVVEGESAVNQAPITGESIPVDKTNDDEVYAGTINKEGYLEVEVTSAAEDSTLARIIQLVEDAQRDKTEHERFVDRFAGQYTPVVVTLAVLVAAVPPLLIDSTISVGIAGQSLVFPGDWATWFKHGLALLVLSCPCALVISTPVSVVSGITSAAKNGVLIKGGRHLESVGKVKAVAFDKTGTLTHGELSVTDVIPKSGESEESILSLAASLESRSEHPIGKAIVERANEADVKIAGVSTFESLTGKGIQAELNDETYFAGKPALFEELGVSLDTARTRSDGGVTVESSVSQSPTEDSRNTIEDLQSEGKTVILVGTESQILGVIAVADEVRTEAKQAVERLHELGIEHTVMLTGDNELTAQAVGEAAGVDDVRAELLPEQKAGTVATLDEEYGGMMMVGDGINDAPALATATVGVAMGAAGTDTAVESADVALMSDELSKLPYLYGLSGKANSVIQQNIWGSIGVKALLAIGVPFGLVNVAVAVVVGDMGMSLGVTSNALRLARIVPDRFR, from the coding sequence ATGAGTACAGATAGACTTGGTTCGGGCGATACTGATTCCCGAACTGTCACACTGGACGTACCGGGGATGGACTGTCCCTCCTGTGCGGAGAGGATCGTCAATAGTGTCTCAAAACGGGACGGCATCGTTACGGTCGACCCACAGGTGATGACTGGAACCGTCCACATCGAGTATCTCCCAGAAGTGGTCGAAGCCGACGACCTCATCGAACGTGTGCAGGCTGCTGGCTACGACGTCGAATCACGGGATGACCTCCAGACCGAGCGGTTCGACGTGCCTACTATGGATTGTGCGTCCTGTGCCGGAAAAATCGAAAATGCGCTTGACTCCGTTACAGGGATTCAGGAGCGGGAGACCCTCCCAACAACTGGCACTGTCATCGCAACCTATGACCCTGGACGAACTTCTCATGCCAATCTCGTTAGTGCGATCGAGAGTGCGGGCTACGCTGTCGAAGAGACTGACCCAGACACAGCGAACGAAGACCTCGTGGAAGAAAACCGAGCACGAGATGTCTGGCTGAGTCCTCGTGCACTCAAAACGTGGGTTGGTGGTGGGTTGCTGCTCATCGGCCTCGTACTGGACTTCCTTCTATCCGGATTCAACGTAACACTCATCGCGCCACTCGGCCGCGAGGTCGGCACCGCTGAACTATTCTACTTCGCTGGAGCGCTGGTGAGTGGCGAGCAGATCCTTCGAAACGGATACTATTCTCTCCGCACGCGTTCGCTGGACATCGACCTCCTGATGAGTCTCGGTATTCTCGGCGCGATTATCGCGAGCCTCGTCTTTAGCGAAGCTCTCTATCTCGAAGCTGGGATGCTCGCCGTGCTGTTCAGCGTTGCCGAGTTAATGGAAGAATATGCAATGGATCGCGCTCGCTCCTCGCTTCGTGAGTTGGTGGACCTCTCGCCGACGACTGCAACTGTTCGCAGAGACGGCGAGGAAACGACCATTCCAGTTGAACAACTACGAGTAGGTGACAGGGCCATCGTTCGGCCCGGCGACCGCATCCCTGCTGATGGAACCGTTGTTGAAGGCGAAAGTGCAGTCAATCAGGCTCCAATCACTGGCGAGAGCATTCCCGTTGATAAGACGAACGATGACGAAGTATACGCGGGTACTATCAATAAAGAGGGGTATCTCGAAGTTGAGGTTACCTCTGCGGCCGAAGATAGCACACTTGCCCGAATTATCCAACTTGTCGAGGATGCTCAGCGAGACAAAACCGAACACGAACGGTTCGTCGACCGATTCGCTGGCCAATACACACCGGTTGTCGTCACACTCGCTGTCCTCGTTGCTGCCGTGCCACCACTACTCATCGACAGCACTATCTCGGTTGGTATCGCCGGTCAATCGCTGGTATTCCCTGGCGACTGGGCAACGTGGTTCAAGCACGGGTTAGCGCTTCTCGTCCTTTCGTGTCCGTGCGCATTGGTCATTAGTACCCCCGTCAGTGTCGTCTCCGGGATTACGAGTGCCGCGAAGAATGGCGTACTGATCAAGGGTGGCAGACATCTAGAATCAGTTGGAAAGGTGAAAGCCGTCGCATTCGACAAAACGGGAACACTCACGCACGGCGAACTCTCTGTGACCGACGTTATTCCTAAGAGCGGCGAATCCGAAGAATCCATTCTATCCTTAGCAGCAAGTCTCGAATCGCGGAGTGAACACCCCATCGGGAAAGCGATCGTTGAGAGGGCTAACGAAGCAGACGTCAAGATCGCTGGCGTCTCTACATTCGAGAGTCTGACTGGGAAAGGAATTCAAGCAGAATTGAACGACGAAACATACTTCGCCGGAAAGCCTGCGCTGTTCGAAGAACTAGGTGTTTCGCTTGACACTGCTCGTACTAGGTCCGACGGCGGTGTCACCGTCGAGAGTTCCGTTAGTCAGAGTCCTACTGAGGATAGTAGAAACACGATCGAAGACCTGCAGTCCGAGGGGAAGACCGTGATTCTCGTCGGCACTGAAAGCCAGATTCTGGGTGTGATTGCAGTGGCTGATGAGGTCCGCACGGAGGCGAAACAGGCGGTTGAGCGTCTGCACGAGTTAGGCATTGAACACACCGTGATGCTCACCGGTGATAATGAGCTGACCGCACAAGCGGTCGGTGAGGCAGCAGGAGTCGACGATGTGCGCGCCGAATTGCTACCTGAACAGAAGGCTGGGACGGTGGCCACACTTGACGAGGAATATGGCGGAATGATGATGGTTGGCGATGGAATCAACGATGCGCCAGCACTTGCGACGGCGACAGTTGGAGTTGCAATGGGTGCCGCAGGGACCGATACAGCAGTCGAGTCAGCGGACGTCGCGCTAATGAGTGATGAGCTCTCGAAGCTCCCATATCTCTATGGGCTCTCAGGGAAGGCGAACAGCGTTATCCAACAGAACATTTGGGGAAGCATTGGTGTGAAAGCATTGCTAGCGATAGGTGTCCCCTTTGGTCTAGTAAACGTGGCCGTCGCTGTTGTTGTAGGAGACATGGGAATGAGCCTTGGTGTGACGTCAAACGCGCTTCGGCTAGCAAGGATTGTTCCCGACCGATTTAGGTAA